Proteins from one Anthonomus grandis grandis chromosome 8, icAntGran1.3, whole genome shotgun sequence genomic window:
- the LOC126739309 gene encoding cactin: MPKGSVKYDHRRESYSPDSSHRSRRRSRTPSDHRKKSSKSHQKSSERHRSSSRKHSERSKRSPKGAKSKKRDYSSDSSSSSSTSSNSDKSVKLLSKLEKERIRILEERKRQKELLKATETAEEKRLRRLKKKEEKERKRKERMGWDNEYLHYTNSDNPFGDGNLLTTFVWSKKMAKEGLTNASHEELEARNRFKQEENKRELEKVKKRRQERELERQRREEETQLVQRSKEAAQFEEWERQEDQFHLEQARLRSHIRIQDGRAKPIDLLAKYISAEEEVDAVEMHEPYTYLNGLHIKDLEDLVEDIKVYKELERGKNLDYWNDITVIVEDELQKLRKFQREQDLDTGVGRREGINQAVAQDVTAVFKGKTAIQLEALQKQIESKINGKADGIDIGYWESLLSQLKAHMARARLRDRHQESLKRKLQVLKAEQAVTVPETNNENSNHSIENEAISKSEEQQPGTSQESAEESEEEGTEEAANDILNECFVAYQNGGYSPRLLSPEEIEPGTIVVTEEDDTNRLEFARMQVTDKGKKVENVITKEELLLQKEARKGMGEDEAQFSVEQALDSQVYLWSDKYRPRKPRYFNRVHTGFEWNKYNQTHYDMDNPPPKIVQGYKFNIFYPDLIDKNSTPEYFLTACSDNREFAILRFHSGPPYEDIAFKIVNREWEYSYKRGFRCQFHNNIFQLWFHFKRYRYRR; encoded by the exons ATGCCAAAAGGCAGTGTAAAATATGATCACAGACGCGAGAGCTATTCACCAGATTCTAGCCATCGCTCTAGAAGAAGATCTAGAACCCCTAGCGATCACCgaaaaaaatctagtaaatCTCATCAAAAAAGCTCCGAAAGACATCGTTCTTCCTCCAGAAAACATTCTGAACGTTCAAAAAGATCCCCAAAAGGAGCAAAATCCAAAAAGCGAGATTACAGCAGCGATTCTAGTAGTTCCAGTAGCACATCCAGCAACTCGGATAAATCAGTGAAACTATTGTCTAAGCTAGAAAAAGAACGGATCAGAATATTAGAGGAACGTAAACGGCAAAAGGAGCTTCTTAAGGCGACTGAAACAGCTGAAGAAAAACGCCTTAGACGATTAAAAAAGAAAgaggaaaaagaaagaaagcgTAAGGAGAGAATGGGCTGGGACAATGAGTATCTCCACTACACAAACAGTGACAATCCTTTTGGAGATGGCAATTTACTGACCACATTTGTATGGtctaaaaaaatggcaaaagaGGGTCTAACAAATGCAAGTCATGAAGAATTAGAAGCGCGGAATAGATTCAAACAGGAGGAAAACAAGAGAGAATTAGAGAAAGTGAAGAAGAGGAGACAGGAAAGGGAATTGGAGAGGCAGAGGAGAGAAGAGGAAACGCAGTTGGTTCAGAGGAGTAAGGAGGCTGCTCAATTTGAGGAATGGGAAAGGCAAGAGGATCAGTTTCATTTGGAACAGGCTAGGTTGAGGAGTCACATAAGAATACAG GATGGTAGAGCAAAACCCATAGACCTGCTGGCTAAATACATAAGTGCAGAGGAGGAAGTGGATGCTGTTGAAATGCATGAACCTTACACTTATCTCAATGGCCTTCATATCAAAGATCTTGAGGATCTTGTGGAAgatattaaagtttataaagaactgGAGAGGGGCAAAAACTTAGATTATTGGAATGATATTACTGTTATTGTTGAAGATGAATTGCAGAAACTTAGGAAGTTTCAGAGAGAACAAGATTTAGATACAGGG GTAGGCAGACGTGAAGGTATTAATCAAGCAGTGGCCCAGGATGTGACAGcagtttttaaaggaaaaaccGCCATCCAACTTGAAGCACTTCAAAAACAAATCGAGAGTAAAATTAATGGAAAAGCTGATGGGATAGATATTG GTTACTGGGAATCCTTGTTATCTCAGTTAAAGGCGCATATGGCCAGGGCAAGACTTCGCGACAGGCACCAAGAAAGTTTAAAAAGGAAACTTCAAGTTCTCAAGGCAGAACAAGCGGTAACTGTACCAGAAACTAACAATGAAAACAGCAATCATTCTATAGAGAACGAGGCAATATCGAAATCTGAAGAGCAGCAACCTGGAACTTCACAGGAATCTGCAGAGGAAAGTGAAGAAGAGGGAACTGAAGAGGCTGCCAATGACATTTTGAACGAGTGCTTTGTGGCTTATCAAAATGGCGGGTATAGTCCGAGGTTGCTGAGTCCTGAAGAGATTGAACCAG gaACTATAGTAGTAACTGAAGAAGACGACACTAATCGCCTAGAATTCGCCAGGATGCAAGTCACTGACAAAGGCAAAAAAGTCGAAAATGTAATTACAAAAGAGGAGCTTCTTTTACAAAAAGAAGCTCGCAAAGGTATGGGAGAAGACGAGGCTCAATTTAGTGTGGAACAAGCCTTAGATAGTCAAGTTTACTTGTGGTCCGATAAGTACAGACCGAGAAAACCGAGATATTTCAACAGGGTTCACACCGGTTTCGAGTGGAACAAATATAACCAGACCCATTACGATATGGACAATCCGCCACCGAAAATCGTGCAAGGATacaaatttaacatattttaccCCGACTTGATTGATAAAAATTCCACACCAGAGTATTTCTTGACGGCCTGTTCGGATAATAGGGAATTTGCGATTTTGAGATTCCATTCCGGTCCGCCCTATGAGGATATCGCTTTTAAAATTGTGAATAGAGAGTGGGAGTATTCGTATAAAAGAGGATTTAGGTGTCAGTTtcacaataatatttttcagcTGTGGTTTCATTTTAAGAGGTATAGATATAGGAGATGA
- the LOC126739308 gene encoding engulfment and cell motility protein 1 — protein sequence MKDSYIVKIAVEMVDQVPQLIEFNQKQPLVAIIQELCNGWNLTEPEQYALQFNESTNKNYITDRNRNEIKNGSVLKMNFSPLKTAQDILHKLNNGTPEEKAAAMSKLSILSADMTFALEFINKHGLTLITKPIEKGTCKGSVLADTLTSFVELMECGIVSWDVPTVEFINRVANLVNTPQEAQVTQAALSILENVTLNRTEGYSQVEKEIPIASLINHLQATPVVQQNAVALINALLLKADVAKRRSLVQTLTSKQVRTVIQHNILQTGASSGAEMAHQLYVLQTLMLGLLEQRMLTKMDPQDQDGHDKIKELRRVAFDSEGAGSLRGAQGFTRDYKKLGFKNDINPVLDFTETPPGLLALDCMVYFARNHTESYTKLVLENSCRADEHECPFGRASVELVRILCELLKVGETPSEQCATYQPLFFTHDHPFEECYCICIVLLNKTWKEMRATAEDFGKVASVVREQISRALEISPASLEQLKTKLQSLTYSEITQLWQLERNTREEWESHAKPVVELREIITPDIMGIIKQQRLGFLVEGTRFTKYSSRGQRIKDKFWYMRLSPNHKVIHYGDCDEKSTPSTEELQSKLPVSAIQAVLIGKECPHMRRKASHTQLAFSLSLEQDSGTEIQSLDCVAPDELTLAYWTDGINALKGLRMSSKETEKDLDTLLSMEIKLRLLDAEGVAIPQDPPPIPPDPPHYHFCYDLK from the exons ATGAAGGACTCCTACATCGTAAAAATCGCCGTGGAAATGGTGGACCAAGTCCCCCAACTTATTGAATTCAACCAAAAACAACCATTGGTTGCGATTATCCAGGAATTGTGCAATGGATGGAATCTTACAGAGCCCGAACAATACGCTCTACAGTTCAATGAAAGTACCAACAAGAATTACATTACCGACAGGAAtagaaatgaaattaaaaatggctCAGTACTGAAGATGAATTTCTCCCCTTTAAAGACAGCTCAAGATATTCTGCACAAATTGAACAATGGCACTCCTGAAGAAAAAGCCGCAGCTATGAGtaaattgtcaatattaagTGCTGATATGACTTTTGCATTGGAATTTATCAATAAACATGGCCTAACATTAATTACGAAGCCCATCGAAAAAGGGACTTGCAAGGGTTCAGTACTGGCAGACACCTTAACATCTTTTGTTGAACTTATGGAATGTGGTATTGTTTCCTGGGATGTTCCAACAGTTGAGTTTATAAACCGAGTGGCAAATTTAGTAAATACTCCACAGGAGGCACAAGTAACTCAAGCTGCATTAtctattttagaaaatgttacTTTAAATAGAACTGAAGGATATAGCCAG gTTGAAAAAGAAATTCCTATAGCCTCGCTAATAAATCATCTCCAAGCCACTCCAGTGGTTCAGCAAAATGCTGTTGCTCTTATAAATGCTTTGTTATTAAAAGCTGATGTAGCAAAAAGGCGCAGCTTAg TGCAGACATTAACTTCCAAGCAAGTACGGACTGTTATTCAACATAATATACTGCAAACAGGTGCCTCAAGTGGAGCTGAAATGGCACATCAATTATACGTTTTACAGACATTGATGTTGGGACTTTTAGAGCAAAGGATGCTTACAAAGATGGATCCAcaa GATCAGGATGGTcatgataaaattaaagaacttaGAAGAGTGGCATTTGATAGTGAAGGGGCAGGTAGTTTAAGAGGAGCTCAAGGTTTTACAAGAGACTATAAAAAGTTAGGATTTAAAAACGACATTAATCCTGTTTTGGATTTTACTGAGACTCCTCCTG gtttattagCACTAGACTGTATGGTATATTTTGCTAGAAACCATACAGAAAGTTATACTAAATTAGTTCTGGAGAATAGTTGCAGGGCTGATGAGCATGAGTGCCCATTTGGAAGAGCCAGTGTGGAGTTAGTGAGAATATTGTGTGAACTGCTTAAAGTGG gaGAAACACCATCTGAACAATGTGCTACTTATCAACCTCTCTTTTTTACACACGACCACCCATTCGAAGAGTGTTACTGCATTTGCATCGTATTATTAAATAAGACTTGGAAAGAAATGAGGGCTACTGCAGAAGATTTTGGAAAG gtTGCCAGTGTGGTAAGGGAGCAAATAAGTAGAGCATTGGAAATTTCACCTGCCTCTTtagaacaattaaaaacaaaactgcAGTCTCTTACGTACTCCGAGATTACCCAGTTATGGCAATTAGaaag AAATACTAGAGAAGAATGGGAGAGCCACGCTAAACCAGTTGTAGAACTTAGGGAAATAATAACCCCAGATATAATGGGAATAATAAAGCAGCAAAGACTGGGATTTTTAGTTGAAG GTACAAGATTCACTAAATATTCCTCTAGAGGACAgagaataaaagataaattttggTACATGCGTCTTTCTCCGAATCATAAGGTTATTCATTACGGCGATTGCGACGAGAAATCCACTCCGTCCACAGAAGAGTTGCAGTCAAAATTGCCGGTGAGCGCCATTCAGGCGGTCCTGATTGGTAAAGAGTGTCCGCATATGCGCAGGAAAGCCTCGCATACTCAATTGGCATTTTCGTTGTCCCTTGAGCAGG ACTCTGGCACAGAAATACAAAGTTTAGACTGTGTAGCCCCGGACGAGTTAACATTGGCCTACTGGACGGACGGCATTAACGCCCTTAAAGGTCTACGCATGTCCAGCAAAGAAACGGAAAAAGACCTGGACACTTTACTAAGTATGGAAATCAAGTTGAGGTTGTTAGATGCGGAAGGCGTAGCGATCCCTCAAGATCCTCCACCGATTCCACCCGATCCGCCGCACTACCACTTCTGTtacgatttaaaataa